The genomic segment CTGCGCTGGGCTCTGGCAGACTCAAGCTCAGCGCCCCACATCCTGCGGGATGCGGCCATGCTGGCTGTCCTGGAACGTCATCAGCTCGCAGCCCCCCAACTCCTGGCCCTGGACCAGAGCGAGGGCTTCGTGGTGAGTGTGCAGACCCTGCTGATGCCCACAGCCCTGTGCGATGTCACCGAGGTCGGTCTGGAAGAGGCCGGTTGGCGCTCTCTGGGCGCCTACATCCGCGCTTATCAGGACCGACTTCAACTCCCGGACTTCAACCCAGAGCATCCGGAACAAGCCTGGGAGGAGGAGCTGCGCAGCCTGGAACGGCGCGGTGAGGTCGGCCCGCAGGACGCTCGCTGGCTGCGGCACTGGCGCTCCCTGCTACCTTGCGAAGGCAAGCGGGTCCTGACCCACGGCTACGTCCATCCTGCCTG from the Deinococcus sp. NW-56 genome contains:
- a CDS encoding phosphotransferase; translation: MERYRLDPDVLKILHHAKSGLWHVRSGERLLRWALADSSSAPHILRDAAMLAVLERHQLAAPQLLALDQSEGFVVSVQTLLMPTALCDVTEVGLEEAGWRSLGAYIRAYQDRLQLPDFNPEHPEQAWEEELRSLERRGEVGPQDARWLRHWRSLLPCEGKRVLTHGYVHPAWIVAHPSRQLVLGLTEWSIAEHREPGHDLLWVPPEVVQHVLNGYGPNGLPRLLRAKLSQLVTSAQEPHTTRPLSLADEFERFVHTLEPPR